In Rhodopirellula islandica, a single window of DNA contains:
- a CDS encoding dienelactone hydrolase family protein — translation MLFRRCEASPLRVSYSALLFAGVLFAGSVGSASVVNAEVQTQTIVYNDGDVVLEGFLAFDTKVRPAGTQSDAGKPGVLVVHQWMGLTDYERRRCRQLAELGYIAFALDIYGRGDRPKDTTEAAEFAGKYKSDRELYRRRLNLGLDQLRKADNVATDQLAAIGYCFGGTGAIELARSGADVQGIVSFHGGLDSPTPEDGGNIQAKILVCHGADDPFVPEAEIEAMIAEFNEHDVDWQMNVYAHAVHSFTQPMAGNDNSKGAAYNEKADLRSWDAMRVFFHELFAKN, via the coding sequence ATGCTGTTCCGACGTTGTGAAGCCAGTCCCCTTCGAGTCTCGTATTCGGCGTTGTTGTTCGCTGGAGTTCTGTTTGCCGGTTCGGTTGGGTCGGCTTCGGTCGTCAACGCAGAAGTGCAGACACAAACGATTGTTTACAACGACGGCGACGTGGTGCTGGAAGGGTTCCTGGCATTCGACACCAAGGTTCGTCCTGCGGGAACACAGTCTGACGCGGGGAAACCGGGCGTGTTGGTGGTCCATCAGTGGATGGGGCTGACGGATTATGAACGTCGGCGTTGCCGTCAGTTGGCTGAACTGGGCTACATCGCCTTTGCACTGGATATCTATGGCCGTGGCGATCGGCCGAAGGACACGACCGAGGCGGCTGAGTTTGCGGGCAAGTACAAAAGTGATCGAGAGCTTTACCGACGTCGCCTGAATTTGGGGTTGGACCAACTTCGCAAAGCGGACAACGTTGCCACAGATCAGTTGGCTGCGATTGGGTATTGCTTCGGCGGAACAGGAGCGATCGAACTGGCTCGCAGTGGCGCGGACGTCCAGGGCATCGTCAGTTTCCATGGAGGGTTGGATTCACCGACCCCAGAAGACGGCGGCAACATCCAAGCGAAAATTTTGGTCTGCCATGGCGCCGACGACCCCTTTGTTCCTGAGGCCGAAATCGAAGCCATGATCGCGGAGTTCAACGAACATGACGTCGATTGGCAGATGAACGTTTATGCCCACGCGGTCCACTCGTTCACGCAGCCAATGGCTGGCAACGACAACAGCAAAGGCGCGGCCTACAACGAAAAGGCTGACCTGCGTTCGTGGGACGCCATGCGGGTGTTCTTCCACGAACTGTTCGCGAAAAACTAG
- the ylqF gene encoding ribosome biogenesis GTPase YlqF → MSIQWFPGHMHKARLEIQAALPKVDVVMEIIDARIPYSSENPMLAEFRGDKASLKVLTKSDLADPRLTEEWLDALNSSSSTRARAVTTDDVPTIRRLKSALIGMCPHRKGRLINAMVMGIPNVGKSTIINFLAGRKVAKTGNTPAVTQHQQKVDIGDGVILWDTPGMLWPKVHNVSSGYRLALIGSIKDTAMDYTDVGFFAARYLMDQYPDRLAQRFGLESIAETEMAVIEDIGRRRGCLGRNNRVDLERASRILIQEYRTGGLGQLTLETPATMQRERILTEKVVAEAEEAARLKDEKRKKRFKAKQKAQRKSREMDASRRERRQ, encoded by the coding sequence ATGTCGATCCAATGGTTCCCCGGCCACATGCACAAGGCTCGCCTGGAAATCCAGGCCGCTTTGCCCAAGGTCGACGTGGTGATGGAGATCATCGACGCTCGGATTCCCTATTCGAGCGAAAACCCAATGCTGGCCGAATTTCGCGGCGACAAAGCCAGCTTGAAGGTGCTGACCAAATCGGACTTGGCCGATCCGCGTCTCACCGAGGAGTGGCTGGACGCTCTGAACAGCTCCAGCTCCACCCGCGCTCGCGCGGTCACCACCGATGACGTGCCCACCATTCGGCGATTGAAATCCGCCTTGATCGGGATGTGCCCCCACCGCAAAGGACGCCTAATCAACGCGATGGTGATGGGCATTCCAAACGTTGGCAAATCAACGATCATCAACTTTCTAGCGGGTCGAAAAGTCGCCAAAACGGGCAACACACCCGCCGTCACGCAGCACCAACAAAAAGTCGACATCGGCGACGGTGTGATCCTCTGGGACACCCCCGGAATGCTCTGGCCCAAAGTGCACAACGTCAGCAGTGGGTACCGGTTGGCACTGATCGGTTCGATCAAAGACACCGCGATGGACTACACCGATGTGGGATTCTTCGCCGCCCGATACTTGATGGATCAATACCCTGATCGCCTGGCCCAACGTTTTGGCCTGGAATCCATTGCCGAAACCGAGATGGCCGTGATCGAAGACATCGGTCGTCGGCGAGGCTGCCTGGGCCGGAACAACCGAGTCGACCTGGAACGAGCGTCGCGGATCTTGATCCAAGAGTATCGAACCGGAGGCCTGGGCCAACTCACGCTGGAAACTCCTGCGACAATGCAGCGAGAACGAATCCTCACAGAGAAAGTGGTGGCCGAAGCGGAAGAAGCCGCCCGCCTGAAAGACGAAAAACGCAAGAAACGATTCAAAGCCAAGCAAAAAGCTCAACGCAAGTCGCGAGAAATGGATGCCTCACGACGAGAGCGCCGGCAGTAA
- the fucP gene encoding L-fucose:H+ symporter permease, whose product MPEPTVAESQNSVEVVPKSYLVAFVLTTFCFALWGFANDITNPLVEAFGRIFNQSNFASSFVQFAFYGGYCFMALPAALFIKKFSYKTGLLVGLALYALGGLAFIPAASVGEFMPFLIAFFVMTCGLSFLETSANPYILSMGPASTATQRLNLAQSFNPLGSIVGILTAKYAILSNINALDGPERAKLPVEQFDAMKFSDLAIVRGPYVAIGLVIVTMFVLILVKKMPHNQDSDTSLDIVGTLRRLFANSRYVGGVIAQAFYVGAQIMCWTFTAQYGKAVYMAEGLSAGEAAASASSFTLYSMVLFAVARFVCTFLLKYVQPGALLLVLATGAMGLLVPVMLVGGQTGLWALVGVSGCMSLMFPTIYGIALDRVGDDAKLGAAGLVMAIAGGSIMPPLQGYLIDTWSLNLSFVLPLVCFGVIAIYGLFTAKAKAPLEISAA is encoded by the coding sequence ATGCCCGAACCAACCGTCGCCGAATCGCAAAATTCAGTTGAAGTGGTTCCCAAGAGTTATCTGGTCGCGTTTGTGCTGACGACGTTTTGCTTCGCCCTGTGGGGATTCGCAAACGACATTACCAACCCGCTGGTGGAGGCGTTCGGCCGCATTTTCAATCAGAGTAACTTTGCCAGCTCCTTTGTGCAGTTCGCGTTTTACGGCGGCTACTGCTTCATGGCGTTGCCCGCCGCTTTGTTCATCAAAAAGTTCTCCTACAAAACCGGCCTGTTGGTTGGCCTGGCATTGTATGCCCTGGGCGGATTGGCGTTCATTCCTGCGGCCAGCGTGGGTGAATTCATGCCATTTTTGATCGCGTTCTTCGTGATGACATGCGGCTTGAGTTTCCTTGAAACCAGCGCGAACCCCTACATCCTTTCGATGGGCCCTGCCTCAACGGCGACCCAACGTTTGAATCTGGCTCAATCTTTCAACCCACTCGGATCCATCGTTGGCATCCTGACTGCCAAGTACGCCATCCTTTCCAATATCAATGCATTGGATGGTCCCGAACGAGCGAAGCTACCCGTCGAGCAGTTTGATGCAATGAAGTTCTCGGATCTGGCGATCGTCCGTGGTCCCTACGTGGCGATTGGCTTGGTCATCGTGACCATGTTCGTGTTGATCCTGGTCAAAAAGATGCCGCACAACCAAGATTCCGACACGTCGCTGGACATCGTCGGAACGCTCCGCCGGCTGTTCGCGAACTCACGCTATGTTGGCGGAGTCATTGCCCAAGCCTTTTACGTTGGCGCCCAAATCATGTGCTGGACCTTCACGGCACAGTACGGCAAAGCGGTTTACATGGCTGAAGGGTTGTCCGCCGGAGAGGCAGCCGCGTCCGCTTCGTCGTTCACGCTCTACTCCATGGTGCTGTTTGCTGTGGCCCGATTTGTCTGCACGTTCTTGCTGAAGTATGTCCAACCCGGGGCCTTGCTGTTGGTGTTGGCCACCGGTGCGATGGGGCTGCTGGTTCCCGTGATGCTTGTCGGTGGGCAAACCGGACTTTGGGCCTTGGTCGGCGTTTCGGGCTGCATGTCCTTGATGTTCCCAACGATTTACGGCATCGCCCTGGACCGCGTCGGCGATGATGCCAAATTGGGTGCCGCCGGGTTGGTGATGGCGATCGCCGGCGGATCCATCATGCCGCCGCTGCAAGGCTACTTGATCGACACATGGTCACTCAATTTGTCGTTTGTTCTGCCCCTCGTCTGCTTCGGCGTGATAGCGATTTACGGCTTGTTCACGGCCAAAGCCAAGGCCCCGCTCGAGATTTCGGCCGCTTGA
- a CDS encoding aldo/keto reductase produces the protein MPESTASQPTEEANAASIGNLLPPIVFGTSALGNLYQAIDRDTKRSIVSEWFEHCEGIVAADSAGKYGAGLALECMADALRSLQVKPAQILISNKLGWRRVPLKTPEPTFEPGAWVGLEHDAVQDISYNGILRCWEQGCELMAPYRPQLVSVHDPDEYLAAASSKDDRKRRWDDILGAYQALSELRDRGEVLAIGVGSKDWQVSEALTRDFPLDWVMLATSLTVRNHPQPLLDFVETLRRQSISVINSAVFHAGFLTGGNHYDYRKVTGETAEDQELLEWRRQFQRHCEQFNVPPAEACVAFGMSPPGVVATALNSSQPNRIAQNVRLVSAQPPAEFWASMKHDGLINVSYPFV, from the coding sequence ATGCCCGAGTCGACCGCGTCTCAACCAACTGAAGAGGCGAATGCTGCCTCGATTGGCAACCTGCTTCCGCCAATCGTGTTTGGCACCAGTGCGTTGGGCAACCTCTACCAAGCAATCGACCGCGACACCAAGCGGTCGATCGTTTCAGAATGGTTTGAACATTGTGAGGGCATCGTCGCGGCAGACTCTGCCGGCAAATACGGTGCTGGACTGGCATTGGAATGCATGGCCGATGCTTTGCGGTCACTGCAGGTCAAACCCGCACAAATCCTGATCAGCAATAAACTGGGCTGGCGCCGGGTGCCCCTGAAAACTCCGGAGCCAACCTTTGAACCGGGGGCATGGGTCGGGCTGGAACACGATGCGGTCCAAGACATCAGCTACAACGGAATCCTGCGATGCTGGGAACAAGGCTGCGAGCTGATGGCCCCCTACCGCCCGCAGTTGGTCTCGGTCCATGATCCGGATGAATACTTGGCGGCGGCGTCCAGCAAGGACGATCGAAAACGACGTTGGGACGACATTCTGGGTGCCTACCAAGCCCTCAGCGAATTGCGTGACCGCGGTGAGGTTCTGGCGATCGGGGTGGGCTCGAAAGATTGGCAGGTCTCCGAAGCCTTGACCCGTGACTTCCCTTTGGACTGGGTCATGCTCGCGACCAGCCTCACCGTTCGGAATCATCCGCAACCCTTGCTGGACTTCGTTGAAACGCTGCGGCGACAGAGCATCAGCGTGATCAACTCAGCCGTTTTCCATGCTGGATTCCTAACCGGTGGCAACCACTACGACTACCGAAAGGTCACGGGAGAAACCGCCGAAGACCAAGAGTTGCTCGAATGGCGGCGGCAATTCCAAAGGCACTGCGAACAATTCAATGTTCCCCCGGCCGAAGCCTGTGTGGCCTTTGGCATGTCACCTCCGGGTGTGGTTGCGACCGCGTTGAACAGCAGCCAGCCCAACCGGATCGCTCAGAATGTTCGGCTCGTATCGGCACAACCGCCTGCCGAATTCTGGGCATCGATGAAACACGACGGATTGATCAACGTCTCGTACCCCTTTGTGTGA
- a CDS encoding alpha-L-fucosidase, with protein sequence MSSSMKSRIVLMAMLAWTTLQPALAQAPTKPHPATLPHPQVDPALETIHATISDGPYQANWDSLEKYQIPQWYKDAKFGIFIHWGAYSVPAYGSEWYPRQMYINRDRRGDNFFQHHVDTYGPQKTFGYKDFIPQFKAEKFDAQEWAQLFKDTGARYVIPVAEHHDGFPMYDCAFTRWDASEMGPKRDVIQELSEAVRAEGMKFGVSSHRAFNWMFYVRDESFDNADPKFADLYGRPMPFLFEDNAWDYQHNFTPQDKQFKDDWLARSCELVDKYQPDVFWFDFGITPKHSDSTHENNSYAEHLQKFAAYYYNKTSGDDSDLGIINYKFNAFPESAAVLDKERSKMAEIRKPFWQTDTAVSSSSWGYTQNQRYKTPERLVNDLVDIVSKNGCLLLNVGPRADGTIPEEDQAILKAIGDWLKVNGEAIYETTYWKTFGEGPTSVSEGHVSESKDKPFTSEDLRFTTNNNALYVHGLKWPDSNQVTIKTLAAGSELYPEEIASIVLLGAEEPLEWERNASGVTVSLPQEKASKFAYVLKVTH encoded by the coding sequence ATGAGCAGCAGCATGAAATCCCGGATTGTTTTGATGGCGATGTTGGCGTGGACCACGCTCCAACCCGCCTTGGCACAAGCCCCAACCAAGCCTCACCCAGCGACCTTGCCTCACCCCCAGGTTGACCCAGCGCTCGAAACCATCCACGCCACCATCTCGGATGGCCCCTACCAAGCGAACTGGGATTCGCTGGAGAAGTACCAAATCCCACAGTGGTACAAGGATGCAAAATTCGGCATCTTCATCCACTGGGGTGCCTACAGCGTTCCTGCATACGGCAGCGAATGGTACCCACGCCAGATGTACATCAATCGCGACCGCCGTGGCGACAACTTCTTCCAGCATCACGTTGACACTTACGGTCCTCAAAAGACGTTTGGATACAAGGACTTCATCCCGCAATTCAAAGCGGAAAAGTTTGACGCGCAAGAATGGGCGCAACTCTTCAAAGACACGGGAGCCCGCTACGTCATTCCGGTTGCCGAACATCACGATGGGTTCCCGATGTACGACTGTGCGTTCACTCGCTGGGACGCCTCCGAAATGGGCCCCAAACGCGACGTGATTCAAGAACTCTCCGAAGCCGTTCGTGCGGAGGGCATGAAGTTTGGCGTTAGCAGCCACCGTGCCTTCAACTGGATGTTCTACGTCCGTGACGAATCCTTCGACAACGCTGATCCAAAGTTCGCGGACCTCTACGGTCGCCCGATGCCGTTCTTGTTCGAAGACAACGCCTGGGACTACCAGCACAACTTCACACCCCAGGACAAGCAATTCAAAGACGACTGGCTCGCTCGATCTTGCGAATTGGTGGACAAGTATCAACCCGATGTCTTCTGGTTCGACTTTGGCATCACACCCAAGCACAGCGATTCAACCCACGAGAACAATTCGTACGCCGAGCACCTGCAGAAATTCGCGGCTTACTACTACAACAAAACCTCCGGCGATGACTCCGATCTTGGAATCATCAACTACAAATTCAATGCGTTCCCCGAATCCGCTGCGGTGCTGGACAAAGAACGTTCGAAAATGGCCGAGATCCGCAAACCGTTTTGGCAAACCGACACCGCCGTCAGTTCCAGTTCCTGGGGTTACACTCAAAACCAACGCTACAAGACACCTGAGCGCTTGGTGAACGACCTCGTCGACATCGTCAGCAAGAATGGTTGCTTGTTGTTGAATGTTGGCCCCCGCGCCGACGGCACGATCCCAGAAGAGGATCAAGCCATCCTGAAAGCGATCGGCGATTGGTTGAAGGTCAACGGCGAAGCCATCTACGAAACGACCTACTGGAAAACGTTTGGCGAAGGGCCAACTTCGGTCTCCGAAGGCCACGTGTCGGAATCCAAAGACAAACCGTTCACCTCGGAAGACTTGCGATTCACCACCAACAACAACGCATTGTACGTGCATGGCCTGAAGTGGCCTGACAGCAACCAGGTCACAATCAAGACACTGGCCGCAGGCAGCGAACTTTATCCAGAGGAGATCGCGTCAATCGTCTTGCTTGGGGCCGAAGAACCACTGGAATGGGAACGCAACGCATCGGGCGTCACCGTTTCACTTCCCCAGGAAAAAGCGTCGAAATTTGCTTACGTCCTGAAGGTCACCCACTGA